From Argopecten irradians isolate NY chromosome 2, Ai_NY, whole genome shotgun sequence, the proteins below share one genomic window:
- the LOC138314465 gene encoding secernin-3-like, with protein MSDIFVAFPSVTKNNTVIFGKNSNRPPSEVQEVVYHSGAQHATGSKVKCTFMEISQVEQTHNVILSKPTWCWGAEMGANDKGVCVGCTSVWTKLCHQGEHTDKLIGVDFVRLALERASTARQGVDVITQLLEQHCQGGQNTNDVNFGQWTYNNSFMIVDKLEAWVLDTAGQFWAAKKFTSGVHNISGVLSIGTEMDLTSPALTDAAISAGYWKADQGPLDFAKAFEAEFSGLSLAETQLPRNRLKKGRELMEKVDKGEFSLESMIEILRNEEGSINFAGDILTVSSQVSMLSAHTPDSHWFTGTPNTSVSVFKPFIFCQSNDIGDITVASGVDKNPTLYDAHKKKRTMMEEKCESGEKLCGIMRELEKQCLHDIQDYLQNVSNDIIEESRDLFKDVAESEVKFYR; from the exons ATGTCAGACATCTTTGTTGCTTTTCCATCTGTGACAAAGAACAACACTGTGATATTTGGGAAAAACTCAAATCGGCCGCCTTCAGAGGTTCAAGAAGTAGTCTACCACTCAGGAGCCCAGCATGCCACTGGTTCTAAAGTCAAG TGTACCTTTATGGAGATAAGCCAGGTGGAGCAGACGCACAATGTTATCCTCAGTAAACCAACGTGGTGTTGGGGGGCCGAGATGGGCGCCAACGACAAGGGTGTGTGTGTCGGGTGTACTTCTGTGTGGACGAAGCTCTGTCACCAAGGAGAACACACCGATAAACTCATAGGGGTAGACTTTGTCAG ACTTGCCCTAGAGCGGGCATCAACAGCTCGTCAGGGCGTTGATGTGATCACTCAACTTCTGGAGCAACATTGTCAGGGTGGACAGAACACAAATGATGTCAATTTCGGCCAGTGGACGTACAACAATTCATTCATGATAGTCGACAAACTAGAAGCTTGGGTGTTGGACACCGCTGGGCAGTTTTGGGCAGCCAAGAAATTTACAT CTGGTGTCCACAATATCTCCGGTGTTTTGTCCATCGGCACAGAAATGGACCTTACATCTCCCGCCCTGACAGACGCCGCCATTTCTGCGGGATATTGGAAGGCTGACCAGGGACCACTAGATTTTGCCAAGGCTTTCGAAGCTGAGTTTTCGGGATTATCTTTAGCTGAGACCCAGTTACCAAGGAATCGTTTGAAAAAAGGCAGAGAGCTGATGGAAAAAGTTGATAAGG GTGAATTTTCACTGGAAAGTATGATTGAAATTCTTCGTAACGAAGAGGGTAGCATCAATTTTGCTGGTGACATTTTAACGGTGAGCAGTCAAGTTTCAATGTTATCGGCTCATACCCCCGACAGCCATTGGTTTACTGGTACACCAAACACATCCGTGTCAGTTTTCAAACCGTTCATATTCTGCCAAAGTAATGACATCGGAGACATAACAGTAGCTTCTGGCGTCGACAAAAACCCGACATTATATGATGCTCATAAAAAGAAGCGGACAATGATGGAAGAGAAATGCGAATCTGGAGAAAAGTTGTGTGGTATTATGAGGGAGTTGGAAAAACAGTGTCTGCATGACATTCAGGACTATCTGCAGAACGTCTCAAACGACATCATTGAGGAATCTCGTGACCTGTTTAAAGATGTGGCAGAGTCGGAAGTGAAATTCTACAGATGA